The proteins below come from a single Cannabis sativa cultivar Pink pepper isolate KNU-18-1 chromosome 3, ASM2916894v1, whole genome shotgun sequence genomic window:
- the LOC115709676 gene encoding hexosyltransferase GAUT11: MRRRQADYRRSVRRRFPHWIWVLLGLFSIAGLYLFVVHHNQNEDRVEQPILEKNTRIQQVAREDLNFTQEILSATSFSRQLAEQITLAKAYVIIAKEHNNLHLAWQLSTKIRSSQLLLSKAAMRGEPLTFEEAEPIIKSLSSLIFKAQDTHYDIATTIMTMKSHIQALEERANAATVQSTVFGQLAAEALPKSLNCLIVKLTTDWLLKSYMPELANENRNSPRLVDNNLYHFCIFSDNVLATSVVVNSTISNAEHPKQLVFHIVTNRINYGAMQAWFLSNDFKGSTIEVQSIEELAWLNASYAPVVKQLVDTNSRTYYFGAFQDSKAEPKLHNPKYLSLLNHLRFYIPQIYPQLEKVVFLDDDVVVQKDLTPLFSLDLHGNVNGAVETCLEAFHRYYKYLNFSNSVISSKIDPQACGWAFGMNVFDLIAWRKANVTARYHYWQEQNSDGTLWKLGTLPPGLLTFYGLTEPLDRRWHVLGLGYDINIDNRLIESAAVIHFNGNMKPWLKLAIGRYKPLWERYVNQSNPCIEECITS; the protein is encoded by the exons ATGCGGCGGCGGCAGGCCGATTACCGGCGCTCAGTTAGGAGGAGGTTTCCTCATTGGATCTGGGTTCTTCTTGGATTGTTCTCTATTGCAGGCCTGTATTTGTTCGTAGTTCACCATAACCAGAATGAAGATCGGGTAGAACAGCCGATACTG GAGAAAAATACAAGAATCCAACAAGTTGCCCGGGAAGATTTAAATTTTACACAAGAAATATTGAGTGCTACCTCATTTTCTCGGCAATTGGCAGAGCAAATCACACTAGCTAAAGCATATGTCATTATTGCCAAGGAGCACAACAACCTTCATCTTGCTTGGCAACTTAGCACAAAGATTAGAAGCTCTCAACTTTTGCTATCAAAAGCAGCTATGCGGGGAGAGCCTTTAACATTTGAGGAAGCAGAACCAATAATCAAGAGCCTGTCATCTCTAATATTTAAAGCACAAGACACTCATTACGACATTGCAACAACAATAATGACAATGAAGTCTCATATTCAAGCCCTTGAAGAGCGTGCAAATGCAGCAACTGTTCAAAGTACTGTGTTTGGCCAACTAGCAGCTGAAGCACTGCCGAAAAGCCTCAATTGCCTAATTGTTAAGCTTACCACTGATTGGCTTTTGAAGTCATATATGCCAGAACTTGCAAATGAAAATAGAAACTCTCCACGGCTTGTGGATAACAATCTCTACCATTTCTGCATATTTTCAGATAATGTGCTGGCCACATCAGTTGTTGTCAACTCCACTATCTCCAATGCTGAGCATCCAAAACAGTTGGTCTTCCACATTGTTACAAATAGAATCAACTATGGTGCAATGCAGGCTTGGTTCCTGAGCAATGACTTCAAAGGATCTACAATAGAAGTGCAAAGTATTGAGGAACTTGCATGGCTGAATGCATCCTATGCTCCAGTTGTCAAACAGCTTGTTGATACTAATTCACGGACCTATTATTTTGGGGCCTTTCAAGATTCAAAAGCTGAGCCAAAACTGCACAATCCCAAGTATCTGTCTTTGCTAAATCACCTGAGGTTTTATATCCCACAGATCTATCCACAGCTAGAGAAGGTAGTTTTTCTTGATGATGATGTTGTTGTCCAAAAGGATCTGACCCCACTTTTTTCGTTGGATCTACATGGAAATGTGAATGGGGCAGTAGAAACttgtcttgaagcattccaTCGGTATTACAAGTATCTTAACTTCTCAAACTCAGTCATAAGCTCCAAAATTGACCCACAAGCGTGTGGATGGGCATTTGGCATGAATGTGTTTGATCTAATCGCATGGAGGAAAGCAAATGTAACTGCAAGGTATCATTACTGGCAGGAGCAAAATAGTGATGGGACACTTTGGAAGCTGGGAACTCTTCCTCCTGGTCTTCTGACTTTTTATGGTCTTACAGAGCCCCTGGACCGGAGATGGCATGTCTTAGGATTGGGTTATGATATCAATATCGATAATAGACTGATCGAGAGCGCAGCTGTTATTCATTTCAATGGGAACATGAAACCATGGCTGAAGTTGGCCATTGGCAGGTACAAGCCTTTGTGGGAGCGGTATGTAAACCAAAGCAACCCTTGTATTGAAGAATGCATCACAAGTTAA